A window of the Deinococcus gobiensis I-0 genome harbors these coding sequences:
- the polA gene encoding DNA polymerase I, whose amino-acid sequence MPPLNNSRGEATNAIVGFLRQTLRLMRQRGNQVIVVFDPPVKTFRHEQYEGYKSGRAETPSDLPAQINRIRAVVDALGLPRLEEPGYEADDVIATLTRMAEGTGMQVRIVTSDRDAYQLLDDHVKVIANDFSLIGPAQVLEKYGVSVRQWVDYRALTGDASDNIPGAKGIGPKTAAKLLQEYGTLEGIYAAAHAGTLKPDGARQKLLASESDVQFSHELSCMVTDLPLKVELGVGRLPGDPARLAELLDELELHSIKRDMLALDGAETALPDTVHDRDAASQPDPDAPDDETPARPTAVPPRTEAWRTPKPGVVWGYVLSREDDLTAALTGAATFEAAQGGGIVREAPATEPDEWAALAVADPAPLFGELTRSDKPLTKTQQKAAEKATRDAEKRAEKLRQQYPATVDEAEFASQGTVTAAAAKALATHLSVRGTVTEPGDDPLLHAYLLDPANTNMPVTAQRYLGEGWPADAPGRAAMTARLLEALPGQLDERRLDLYTNMEKPLSAVLARMEVRGVRLDSAFLRGLAASAAARLETLEGQIHELAGGPFQTRSPKQLETVLYDTLGLASKKKTKLTGQRSTAVAALEPLRDEHPIVPLVLEFRELDKLRGTYLDPLPNLVNPATGRLHTTFAQTAVATGRLSSLNPNLQNIPIRSDLGREIRKGFIADDGFVLVSADYSQIELRLLAHIADDKLMQQAFQEGADIHRRTASQVLGLDEATVTANQRRAAKTVNFGVLYGMSAHRLSNDLAIPFAEASGFIETYFSTYPGIRGYIDATLEFGRTNGYVETLYGRRRYVPELVASNRTLREAGERLAYNMPIQGTAADIIKYAMIRLDERLDALGARLLLQVHDELLIEAPEDRAEEVARVTREIMEGAASLSVPLAVEVGIGPNWYDTK is encoded by the coding sequence GTGCCGCCCCTGAACAACAGCCGGGGCGAGGCCACCAACGCCATCGTCGGGTTCCTGCGCCAGACCCTGCGCCTGATGCGCCAGCGCGGCAATCAGGTCATCGTGGTGTTCGACCCGCCGGTCAAGACCTTCCGGCACGAGCAGTACGAGGGCTACAAGTCCGGCCGGGCCGAGACGCCCAGCGACCTGCCCGCGCAGATCAACCGCATCCGGGCCGTCGTGGACGCGCTGGGGCTGCCGCGCCTGGAAGAACCCGGCTACGAGGCCGACGACGTGATCGCCACGCTGACCCGCATGGCCGAGGGCACCGGCATGCAGGTGCGGATCGTGACGAGCGACCGCGACGCCTACCAGCTCCTCGACGACCACGTCAAGGTGATCGCCAACGACTTCTCGCTCATCGGCCCCGCGCAGGTACTCGAAAAGTACGGCGTGAGCGTGCGGCAGTGGGTGGACTACCGCGCCCTGACGGGCGACGCCAGCGACAACATCCCCGGCGCCAAGGGCATCGGCCCCAAGACGGCGGCCAAGCTGCTTCAGGAATACGGCACGCTGGAGGGCATCTACGCCGCCGCGCACGCCGGCACCCTGAAGCCCGACGGCGCGCGCCAGAAGCTGCTCGCCTCGGAGAGCGACGTACAGTTCAGCCACGAGCTGTCGTGCATGGTCACCGACTTGCCGCTGAAGGTCGAACTCGGCGTGGGCCGCCTGCCCGGCGACCCGGCGCGCCTGGCCGAACTGCTCGACGAACTGGAACTGCACAGCATCAAACGCGACATGCTGGCTCTGGACGGCGCGGAAACGGCGCTGCCCGACACGGTTCACGACCGCGACGCGGCGAGTCAGCCTGATCCGGACGCCCCGGACGACGAGACCCCGGCCCGGCCCACCGCCGTGCCCCCGCGCACGGAGGCCTGGCGTACCCCGAAGCCGGGCGTCGTGTGGGGCTACGTGCTGTCGCGCGAGGACGACCTGACGGCGGCCCTGACCGGCGCGGCGACCTTCGAGGCGGCGCAGGGCGGCGGCATCGTGCGCGAGGCTCCGGCCACCGAACCCGACGAATGGGCCGCGCTGGCGGTGGCCGACCCGGCGCCGCTGTTCGGTGAGCTGACCCGCAGCGACAAGCCCCTGACCAAGACGCAGCAGAAAGCCGCCGAGAAGGCTACCCGCGACGCCGAGAAGCGCGCCGAGAAGCTGCGCCAGCAGTACCCGGCGACGGTGGACGAGGCCGAGTTCGCCTCGCAGGGGACCGTCACGGCCGCCGCCGCCAAGGCCCTGGCCACCCACCTGAGCGTGCGCGGCACGGTGACCGAGCCGGGCGACGATCCCCTGCTACACGCCTACCTGCTCGACCCGGCCAACACGAACATGCCGGTCACGGCGCAGCGCTACCTGGGCGAGGGCTGGCCCGCCGACGCGCCCGGGCGCGCGGCCATGACGGCGCGGCTGCTGGAAGCGCTGCCCGGGCAACTCGACGAGCGGCGGCTGGACCTCTACACAAACATGGAAAAGCCGCTCTCGGCCGTGCTGGCGCGCATGGAGGTGCGCGGCGTGCGGCTCGACAGCGCGTTCCTGCGCGGGCTGGCGGCTTCGGCGGCGGCGCGCCTGGAGACGCTGGAGGGCCAGATCCACGAGCTGGCAGGCGGCCCCTTCCAGACCCGCAGCCCCAAGCAGCTCGAAACCGTGCTGTACGACACGCTGGGCCTGGCGAGCAAGAAAAAGACCAAGCTGACCGGGCAGCGCAGCACCGCCGTCGCGGCCCTCGAACCGCTGCGCGACGAGCATCCCATCGTCCCGCTCGTGCTGGAATTCCGGGAGCTGGACAAGCTGCGCGGCACCTACCTCGACCCGCTGCCCAACCTCGTGAACCCGGCGACGGGGCGGCTGCACACCACCTTCGCGCAGACGGCGGTGGCGACCGGCCGCCTGAGCAGCCTGAACCCCAACCTCCAGAACATCCCCATCCGCTCGGACCTGGGGCGCGAGATCCGTAAGGGCTTCATCGCCGACGACGGTTTCGTGCTCGTCAGCGCCGACTACTCGCAGATCGAACTGCGGCTGCTGGCCCACATCGCGGACGACAAGCTCATGCAGCAGGCCTTTCAGGAGGGCGCCGACATCCACCGCCGCACGGCTTCGCAGGTACTGGGGCTGGACGAGGCCACCGTCACCGCCAACCAGCGCCGCGCGGCCAAGACCGTCAATTTCGGCGTGCTGTACGGCATGAGTGCCCACCGCCTGAGCAACGACCTCGCCATTCCCTTCGCGGAGGCCTCGGGCTTCATCGAGACGTACTTCTCGACCTATCCGGGGATCCGGGGCTACATCGACGCGACGCTGGAATTCGGGCGCACGAACGGCTACGTCGAGACGCTGTACGGCCGCCGCCGCTACGTACCCGAGCTGGTCGCCAGCAACCGCACGCTGCGCGAGGCGGGCGAGCGCCTGGCCTACAACATGCCGATCCAGGGCACGGCGGCCGACATCATCAAGTACGCCATGATCCGGCTCGACGAGCGCCTGGACGCCCTGGGCGCCCGCCTGCTCCTCCAGGTGCACGACGAACTGCTCATCGAAGCCCCCGAGGACCGTGCCGAGGAGGTCGCCCGCGTGACCCGCGAGATCATGGAGGGCGCGGCGAGCCTCAGCGTGCCTCTGGCCGTTGAGGTCGGCATCGGGCCGAACTGGTACGACACGAAGTGA
- a CDS encoding winged helix-turn-helix transcriptional regulator: MEVTPPEPCATAEERECGVRDRLGRIGDKWTVLVVAEVSPESKRFRQLQRSVHGISQRVLTLTLRRLERDGLITRTVAAAVPPQVTYALTREGLSLSRVLQHVVALAVFMRKRLDDIGRQGTSSIHRPDRPLKGVRQRSGTAFSCPAHHRTDQDFV; encoded by the coding sequence ATGGAAGTGACCCCGCCCGAACCCTGCGCCACGGCGGAAGAGCGGGAATGCGGTGTCCGCGACCGTCTTGGCCGTATCGGTGACAAATGGACCGTCCTGGTCGTCGCGGAGGTGTCACCTGAATCCAAACGCTTCCGACAACTCCAGCGCAGCGTCCACGGCATCTCTCAGCGCGTGCTGACGCTCACCCTGCGCCGTCTCGAGCGCGATGGCCTGATCACGCGGACGGTGGCTGCCGCAGTGCCGCCACAGGTGACCTACGCCCTGACTCGGGAGGGGCTCAGCCTGTCCAGGGTCCTGCAGCATGTGGTCGCCTTGGCCGTATTCATGAGAAAAAGATTGGACGATATCGGCAGGCAGGGGACGAGCAGCATCCATAGACCTGACAGGCCCTTGAAGGGCGTCCGGCAGAGGTCGGGGACGGCATTTTCCTGTCCGGCACACCACCGGACGGATCAGGACTTCGTATAG
- a CDS encoding branched-chain amino acid aminotransferase, with translation MDLTHPDPVQARQQADIDWNELGFSYIRTDLRYLAHWRGGEWQPGALTEDNVLHIAEGSTALHYGQQCFEGLKAYRAADGSVNLFRPDQNAARMARSCARLLMPEVPEEMFVEACKQVVAANERFIPPHGTGGALYLRPFVIGVGDNIGVRTAPEFIFSVFCVPVGPYFKGGLTPHNFITSQYDRAAPNGTGAAKVGGNYAASLLPGAQAKAAQEGGRHFADVIYLDPSTHTKIEEVGAANFFAITKDGRRFVTPRSPSILESITKYSLLHLAEHRLGLEVEEGDVAIGDLGQFGEAGACGTAAVITPIGGIQHGDDFHVFYSETEVGPVTRRLYDELVGIQFGEREAPEGWIVKV, from the coding sequence ATGGACCTCACGCACCCCGATCCCGTCCAGGCCCGGCAGCAGGCCGACATCGACTGGAACGAACTCGGTTTCAGCTACATCCGCACCGACCTGCGCTACCTCGCCCACTGGCGCGGCGGCGAGTGGCAGCCCGGCGCGCTGACCGAGGACAACGTGCTGCACATCGCCGAGGGCAGCACCGCCCTGCACTACGGCCAGCAGTGCTTCGAGGGCCTCAAGGCCTACCGCGCCGCCGACGGCAGCGTCAACCTGTTCCGTCCCGACCAGAACGCCGCGCGCATGGCCCGCTCCTGCGCCCGGCTGCTGATGCCCGAGGTCCCCGAAGAGATGTTCGTCGAGGCCTGTAAGCAGGTCGTGGCGGCCAACGAGCGCTTCATTCCGCCGCACGGCACCGGCGGCGCGCTGTACCTGCGGCCCTTCGTGATCGGGGTGGGCGACAACATCGGCGTGCGGACCGCGCCCGAGTTCATCTTCAGCGTGTTCTGCGTGCCGGTGGGGCCGTACTTCAAGGGCGGGCTGACCCCGCACAACTTCATCACCTCGCAGTACGACCGCGCCGCGCCCAACGGCACCGGGGCGGCCAAGGTGGGCGGCAACTACGCCGCGAGCCTGCTGCCCGGCGCGCAGGCCAAGGCCGCCCAGGAAGGCGGGCGCCACTTCGCCGACGTGATCTACCTCGACCCCTCGACCCACACCAAGATCGAGGAGGTCGGGGCCGCCAATTTCTTCGCCATCACCAAGGATGGCCGGCGCTTCGTGACCCCCCGGTCGCCCAGCATCCTGGAGAGCATCACCAAGTACAGCCTGCTGCACCTCGCCGAGCACCGCCTGGGCCTGGAGGTCGAGGAGGGCGACGTGGCGATCGGCGACCTCGGGCAGTTCGGCGAGGCGGGTGCGTGCGGGACGGCGGCCGTCATCACGCCTATCGGGGGCATTCAGCACGGTGACGACTTCCACGTCTTCTACAGCGAGACCGAGGTCGGGCCGGTCACGCGCCGCCTGTACGACGAACTCGTGGGCATCCAGTTCGGGGAGCGCGAGGCGCCCGAAGGCTGGATCGTCAAGGTCTGA
- a CDS encoding 1,4-alpha-glucan branching enzyme, with amino-acid sequence MTLPLPLDHGHLQQLVTADLVRPDHLLGAHPTTENGVEGVRFAVWAPNARYVSVVGDFNGWNGFDNVMERLEFGFWGAFVPAARHGQRYKFRVTGQDGRTVDKADPYGRFFETRPNTSSIVWDQPFDWTDAAWMEKRAQGFAEAVSIYECHAPSWQKGDDGWFLNYRDLAHRLGEYVTDMGYTHVELLGVMEHPFDGSWGYQVTGYYAPTSRMGSPEDFKYLVDHLHGLGIGVLVDWVPGHFPTDEFALASFDGAPLYEYADPRKGFHFDWNTYIFDYGRNEVVMFLIGSALKWLQDFHVDGLRVDAVASMLYLDFSRTDWVPNVHGGRENLEAIAFLKRLNEVAHHMAPGCMMVAEESTAFPGVTAPTPFGLGFDYKWAMGWMNDTLAYFEEDPLWRKYDHHKLTFFNVYRTTENFMLAISHDEVVHLKESAVMKMPGDWYMKRAGYRAFLATMWSTPGKKLLFMGQEFAQSTEWNYAESLPWFMADQPDHRGVMNLVRRLNALYRERPDWHKGDLEDEGMLWVAADDTETSVYAYVRRDPRGSAWSLIVANLTPVYREAYPVGVPQAGEYRLLLSTDDLDFGGFGTVQGDLTATDEGWQGQTGLLRLNLPPHGVLVLEPAATVLSEER; translated from the coding sequence ATGACACTTCCCCTGCCTCTCGATCACGGGCATCTGCAACAGCTCGTGACGGCCGACCTCGTCCGGCCAGACCACCTGCTCGGCGCACATCCGACCACCGAGAACGGGGTGGAGGGGGTGCGCTTCGCCGTGTGGGCCCCCAATGCCCGGTATGTCAGCGTGGTGGGCGATTTCAACGGCTGGAACGGCTTCGACAACGTGATGGAGCGTCTGGAGTTCGGGTTCTGGGGCGCCTTCGTGCCCGCCGCGCGCCACGGCCAGCGCTACAAGTTCCGCGTGACGGGCCAGGACGGCCGCACGGTGGACAAGGCCGACCCCTACGGCCGCTTTTTCGAGACGCGGCCCAACACGAGCAGCATCGTCTGGGACCAGCCCTTCGACTGGACCGACGCCGCCTGGATGGAGAAGCGCGCGCAGGGCTTCGCGGAGGCCGTGAGCATCTACGAGTGCCACGCGCCCTCGTGGCAGAAGGGCGACGACGGCTGGTTCCTGAACTACCGCGACCTCGCGCACCGTCTGGGCGAGTACGTGACCGACATGGGCTACACCCACGTCGAGCTGCTGGGCGTCATGGAGCACCCCTTCGACGGGTCGTGGGGCTACCAGGTCACCGGCTACTACGCCCCGACGAGCCGCATGGGCAGCCCCGAGGACTTCAAGTACCTCGTGGACCACCTGCACGGCCTGGGGATCGGCGTGCTTGTGGACTGGGTGCCCGGGCACTTCCCGACCGACGAGTTCGCGCTGGCGAGTTTCGACGGCGCGCCGCTCTACGAGTACGCCGACCCGCGCAAGGGCTTCCACTTCGACTGGAACACCTACATCTTCGACTACGGCCGCAACGAGGTCGTGATGTTCCTGATCGGCTCGGCCCTCAAGTGGCTCCAGGACTTCCATGTGGACGGCCTGCGGGTGGACGCCGTCGCCTCGATGCTGTACCTCGACTTCTCGCGCACCGACTGGGTGCCGAACGTCCACGGCGGGCGCGAGAACCTGGAGGCCATCGCCTTTCTCAAGCGCCTGAACGAGGTCGCGCACCACATGGCCCCCGGCTGCATGATGGTCGCCGAGGAGAGCACGGCCTTCCCGGGCGTGACGGCCCCGACGCCGTTCGGCCTGGGCTTCGACTACAAGTGGGCGATGGGCTGGATGAACGACACGCTGGCCTACTTCGAGGAAGACCCCCTCTGGCGCAAGTACGACCACCACAAGCTGACCTTCTTCAACGTGTACCGCACCACCGAGAACTTCATGCTGGCGATCAGCCACGACGAGGTCGTGCACCTCAAGGAGTCGGCGGTCATGAAGATGCCCGGCGACTGGTACATGAAGCGCGCCGGCTACCGCGCCTTTCTGGCGACGATGTGGAGCACGCCCGGCAAGAAGCTGCTGTTCATGGGCCAGGAGTTCGCCCAGAGCACCGAGTGGAACTACGCCGAGTCGCTGCCCTGGTTCATGGCCGACCAGCCCGACCACCGGGGCGTGATGAACCTCGTGCGCCGCCTGAACGCGCTGTACCGCGAGCGCCCCGACTGGCACAAGGGAGATCTGGAGGACGAGGGCATGCTCTGGGTCGCCGCCGACGACACCGAAACCAGCGTGTACGCCTACGTGCGCCGCGATCCCAGGGGCAGCGCCTGGAGCCTGATCGTCGCCAACCTGACCCCGGTGTACCGTGAGGCCTACCCGGTGGGCGTGCCGCAGGCGGGCGAGTACCGGCTGCTGCTCTCGACCGACGACCTGGACTTCGGGGGCTTCGGCACCGTGCAGGGCGACCTGACCGCGACGGACGAGGGCTGGCAGGGCCAGACCGGACTGCTGCGCCTGAATCTGCCCCCTCACGGCGTGCTCGTGCTGGAGCCGGCCGCGACCGTCCTGAGCGAGGAACGTTGA
- the trpE gene encoding anthranilate synthase component I, producing MTHTESAVPASVPPAAAPVPQAVAVRELNADLDTPVTAYLKVAQGEEVSFLLESVEAGEKLGRYSFIGVGAQGRFVYRAGEVRSSGVFGDFAGPEADPLARLYAVTTRSVPLPAGLPAFVGGAVGYAAYDIIRAYETLPDANPDELDVPDALFIAPRGMVVYDHLKHRLVAVATAATPQEAEAEVEALSARLRGPLPGDVPGRTPTAAPQFTSNHTPEAYMDVVRRGLEYIRAGDIFQFVPSQRFSADLGELHPFALYRALRRVNPSPYLGYLHLGGSQEGGVTLVASSPESLLRSDGHTVVTKPIAGTRTRGATPEADDALAAELLADEKERAEHLMLVDLGRNDLGRVSRFGTVRVQDAFSIERYSHVMHIVSGVTGELREGQTPLHALASVLPMGTVSGAPKIRAMEIIDEMEPVRRGPYGGSFGYIAFDGSMDMALTLRTMVIAHGRVHIQAGAGVVADSDPAAEEQETRNKAAALMRAVELAAGGL from the coding sequence ATGACCCACACTGAATCCGCCGTCCCAGCCTCCGTCCCGCCGGCCGCCGCCCCGGTCCCCCAGGCCGTCGCCGTACGCGAACTCAACGCCGACCTCGACACGCCCGTCACCGCGTACCTGAAGGTGGCGCAGGGTGAGGAGGTCTCCTTCCTGCTCGAAAGCGTGGAGGCGGGCGAGAAGCTGGGGCGCTACTCGTTCATCGGGGTGGGGGCGCAGGGCCGGTTCGTGTACCGCGCGGGCGAGGTGCGCAGCAGCGGCGTGTTCGGCGACTTCGCCGGTCCCGAGGCCGACCCCCTGGCGCGGCTGTACGCCGTGACGACCCGGAGCGTGCCGCTGCCCGCCGGCCTGCCCGCCTTCGTGGGAGGCGCGGTGGGTTACGCGGCCTACGACATCATCCGCGCCTACGAGACGCTGCCCGACGCTAACCCCGACGAGCTGGACGTGCCCGACGCGCTGTTCATCGCGCCGCGCGGCATGGTGGTGTACGACCACCTCAAGCACCGCCTCGTCGCCGTGGCGACCGCCGCCACGCCGCAGGAGGCCGAGGCCGAGGTCGAGGCCCTGAGCGCGCGCCTGCGCGGCCCGCTGCCCGGGGACGTGCCCGGCCGCACGCCGACCGCCGCGCCGCAGTTCACGAGCAACCACACCCCCGAGGCCTACATGGACGTGGTGCGCCGGGGCCTGGAGTACATCCGCGCCGGGGACATCTTCCAGTTCGTGCCGTCGCAGCGCTTCAGCGCCGACCTGGGCGAGCTGCATCCCTTCGCGCTGTACCGGGCGCTGCGGCGCGTGAATCCCAGCCCCTACCTGGGTTACCTCCACCTGGGGGGCTCGCAGGAGGGCGGGGTGACGCTGGTGGCGAGCAGCCCCGAGAGCCTGCTGCGCAGCGACGGGCACACGGTCGTGACCAAGCCCATCGCCGGCACCCGGACGCGCGGCGCGACCCCGGAGGCCGACGACGCCCTGGCCGCCGAACTGCTGGCCGACGAGAAGGAGCGCGCCGAGCACCTCATGCTGGTGGACCTGGGCCGCAACGACCTGGGCCGCGTGAGCCGTTTCGGGACGGTGCGGGTACAGGACGCCTTTTCCATCGAACGCTACAGCCATGTCATGCACATCGTGTCGGGGGTGACGGGCGAGTTGCGAGAAGGCCAGACGCCGCTGCACGCCCTGGCCTCGGTGCTGCCGATGGGCACGGTGTCGGGCGCGCCCAAGATCCGCGCGATGGAGATCATCGACGAGATGGAGCCGGTGCGCCGGGGACCGTACGGGGGCAGCTTCGGGTACATCGCCTTCGACGGCAGCATGGACATGGCCCTGACCCTGCGCACCATGGTCATCGCGCACGGCCGCGTGCATATCCAGGCCGGGGCGGGCGTGGTGGCCGACAGCGACCCGGCCGCCGAGGAGCAGGAGACGCGCAACAAGGCCGCCGCCCTCATGCGGGCCGTCGAACTGGCGGCGGGGGGCCTGTGA
- a CDS encoding anthranilate synthase component II, which translates to MTASPSAPPPLRLLLIDNYDSFTYNLVQYFGELGCDLTIWRNDQFTLDDVRELNPDAIVVSPGPCTPTEAGLSVQVIRELGPQYPTLGVCLGHQSIGEAFGARVGRAAQPVHGKTSPVRHDGHGLFAGLGDGVTVTRYHSLVVRDLPPELEATAWTTDPDEEIVMALRHRDYPVYGVQFHPESIATEGGMAMLRNFLEIVRQRREGQR; encoded by the coding sequence ATGACTGCATCCCCCTCCGCCCCGCCCCCTCTGCGCCTTCTGCTCATCGACAACTACGACTCCTTCACCTACAACCTCGTGCAGTATTTCGGTGAGCTGGGCTGCGACCTGACCATCTGGCGCAACGACCAGTTCACGCTGGACGACGTGCGCGAGCTGAACCCCGACGCCATCGTGGTGTCGCCGGGTCCCTGCACGCCGACCGAGGCGGGCCTGAGCGTGCAGGTCATCCGGGAGCTGGGGCCGCAGTATCCGACGCTGGGCGTGTGCCTGGGCCACCAGAGCATCGGCGAGGCCTTCGGCGCGCGGGTGGGCCGCGCCGCGCAGCCGGTCCACGGCAAGACCAGTCCGGTGCGCCACGACGGCCACGGCCTCTTCGCGGGGCTGGGCGACGGCGTGACCGTCACGCGCTACCACTCGCTGGTCGTGCGCGACCTGCCCCCCGAACTGGAGGCGACCGCCTGGACCACCGACCCCGACGAGGAGATCGTGATGGCGCTGCGCCACCGCGACTACCCCGTCTACGGCGTGCAGTTCCACCCTGAAAGTATCGCCACCGAGGGCGGCATGGCCATGCTGCGCAATTTCCTGGAGATCGTCCGTCAGCGCCGGGAGGGCCAACGATGA
- the trpD gene encoding anthranilate phosphoribosyltransferase, producing MIHARLMAGEVLSQEDAAAFMRDVMSGELSGVRLAAALAALRVRGETPGEIAGFAQAMRENAVQVRVQPRDVLLDVVGTGGDGAHTFNISTTTAFVLAGAGVPVAKHGNRAASSRSGSADVLEALGVNLDAPPEVVVDAIDTLGVGFMFARNYHPALRHAAAVRSDLAARTVFNILGPLSNPAGATHLVVGVFSPALTRVMAEVLRLLGAKGATVVNGDGLDEFTVSGVNTVSGLRDGVVVDRTLHPEEVGVGLHPREAIVGGTPAENAGITRALLTGGGTPAQRDIVALNAGAGLRTAGRVGSIREGVEQAREVMDSGAGWDALQRYAAFTQRARR from the coding sequence ATGATCCACGCCCGACTGATGGCCGGAGAGGTGCTCTCGCAGGAGGACGCGGCGGCGTTCATGCGCGACGTGATGTCGGGCGAGCTGAGCGGCGTGCGCCTCGCGGCGGCGCTGGCGGCCCTGCGGGTGCGCGGCGAAACGCCGGGCGAGATCGCGGGCTTCGCCCAGGCCATGCGCGAGAACGCCGTGCAGGTGCGGGTGCAGCCCCGCGACGTGCTGCTGGACGTGGTGGGCACGGGGGGTGACGGCGCGCACACCTTCAACATCAGTACGACGACCGCCTTCGTGCTGGCGGGGGCCGGGGTGCCGGTCGCCAAGCACGGCAACCGCGCCGCGAGCAGCCGCTCGGGCAGCGCCGACGTGCTCGAAGCCCTGGGCGTGAATCTCGACGCCCCGCCCGAGGTCGTGGTGGACGCCATCGACACCCTGGGCGTGGGATTCATGTTCGCGCGCAACTACCACCCGGCCCTGCGGCACGCGGCGGCCGTGCGCTCGGACCTCGCGGCGCGCACGGTGTTCAACATCCTGGGGCCGCTCTCCAATCCGGCCGGGGCGACGCACCTGGTCGTCGGGGTGTTCAGTCCGGCCCTCACGCGCGTCATGGCCGAGGTGCTGCGGCTGCTGGGCGCCAAGGGCGCGACGGTGGTCAACGGCGACGGCCTCGACGAATTCACGGTGAGCGGGGTAAATACCGTCTCGGGCCTGCGTGACGGCGTGGTCGTGGACCGGACCCTGCACCCCGAGGAGGTCGGTGTGGGCCTGCACCCCCGCGAGGCCATCGTGGGGGGTACGCCCGCCGAGAACGCCGGCATCACCCGCGCCCTGCTCACGGGCGGCGGCACGCCGGCGCAGCGCGACATCGTGGCGCTGAACGCCGGGGCGGGCCTGCGCACCGCCGGGCGCGTAGGCAGCATCCGCGAAGGGGTCGAGCAGGCCCGCGAGGTGATGGACAGCGGCGCGGGCTGGGACGCCCTGCAACGCTACGCGGCATTCACGCAGCGCGCCCGGCGGTAG